In Dehalococcoidia bacterium, the following are encoded in one genomic region:
- a CDS encoding NUDIX domain-containing protein, with translation MKPEQHISSAIAVGLIVAEDGRILLQHRDDKPGLVGAGQWGFFGGHVEASERPTQAFLREIEEELAWRPRHIELFTTREIEHHGGATTSYAYGAHLDVPFESLVLGEGQGMALFDPSALPPETMPGIGEVVAQFAASRTYRRLKRRYDVLTATALLVGADGRFLLQHRDDKPEIANPGKWGSFGGEIEPGETPDEGFLREMEEELAWAPSRYELYAAVDFPARGSPQLIYIYTALVDVPIEALVLGEGQGMAYFSPDALPQTIVTELRLLIESFTAGDHYAAMLARTPNS, from the coding sequence GTGAAGCCAGAGCAACATATCAGCAGCGCTATCGCCGTCGGGCTGATCGTGGCGGAAGACGGCCGCATCCTGCTGCAGCATCGCGACGACAAGCCGGGGCTGGTGGGGGCTGGCCAGTGGGGCTTCTTCGGCGGCCATGTCGAGGCGAGCGAGCGGCCGACGCAGGCGTTCCTCCGCGAGATCGAGGAGGAACTGGCGTGGCGCCCGCGCCATATCGAGCTGTTCACGACGCGCGAGATCGAGCATCACGGCGGCGCCACGACGTCGTACGCGTACGGCGCGCACCTCGACGTGCCGTTCGAGTCGCTGGTCCTCGGCGAGGGACAGGGGATGGCGCTCTTCGACCCGAGCGCGCTGCCGCCCGAAACGATGCCGGGGATCGGCGAGGTGGTCGCGCAGTTCGCCGCGTCGCGCACGTATCGCCGCCTGAAACGCCGCTACGACGTGCTGACCGCGACGGCGCTCCTCGTCGGCGCGGATGGCCGTTTTCTGCTGCAGCATCGCGATGACAAGCCGGAGATCGCGAACCCCGGCAAGTGGGGCTCCTTCGGCGGCGAGATCGAACCGGGCGAGACGCCGGACGAAGGCTTCCTGCGCGAGATGGAGGAGGAGCTGGCGTGGGCGCCGTCGCGGTATGAGCTTTATGCTGCCGTCGACTTTCCGGCGCGCGGTTCGCCGCAACTGATCTACATCTACACCGCGCTGGTCGACGTGCCGATTGAAGCCCTGGTGCTGGGGGAGGGTCAGGGGATGGCGTACTTCTCGCCCGATGCGCTGCCGCAGACGATCGTGACGGAGCTGCGCCTGCTCATCGAGAGTTTTACCGCGGGCGATCATTACGCCGCCATGCTGGCGCGCACGCCGAACTCGTGA
- a CDS encoding NUDIX domain-containing protein: MSAGILLVDRQGRVLMQLRDDNPKIMFPGHWGIVGGASQGDESPEKAARRETEEETGLTPGRIEPFRAYYFNGRRATDGKRNAATRASSDFELYLFHAPCETPVEEMTCGEGQELRFLGPDGIDGLDIAYNHREVLEDFFAAPVYARYLRGDAFEDHAHAVDPVEHFRGAIDAGEPWFEALMQAIALWQQPDEQVGARHFRYLIGGEAFDWLLLAERLLREAPDAVPDDEAERLLFEGRAPGEEHGARIADERLREMIGETKHRAHLNYVYGVIVEEALQYAVELDLVKELVSVAIKDPRDPEHARDPLYERIYGRGRSELFAEFRAERGQRAGRTISLSELREFMYWLFKYRVKNAEPARVASDTRKALAQLSSIEDAVRRARLRKVAAREPEEIFASVD; the protein is encoded by the coding sequence ATGAGCGCCGGCATTCTGCTGGTCGACAGGCAGGGACGCGTGCTCATGCAGCTTCGCGATGACAACCCGAAGATCATGTTCCCGGGCCACTGGGGTATCGTCGGCGGTGCGTCGCAGGGCGATGAGTCGCCGGAAAAGGCGGCGCGACGCGAGACCGAGGAGGAGACGGGCCTCACGCCGGGCCGCATCGAGCCGTTCCGCGCCTACTACTTTAACGGACGCCGCGCGACCGATGGCAAGCGCAACGCCGCGACAAGAGCTTCGTCCGACTTCGAGCTGTACCTGTTTCATGCGCCGTGCGAGACGCCCGTCGAGGAGATGACCTGCGGCGAGGGCCAGGAACTGCGCTTCCTTGGTCCGGACGGCATCGATGGCCTGGACATCGCCTACAACCACCGCGAGGTGCTCGAAGACTTCTTTGCGGCACCGGTCTACGCGCGGTACTTGCGCGGCGATGCCTTCGAGGACCACGCGCACGCCGTCGATCCGGTCGAGCACTTCCGCGGCGCGATCGACGCCGGTGAGCCGTGGTTCGAAGCGCTCATGCAGGCGATCGCGCTCTGGCAACAGCCCGATGAACAGGTCGGAGCCCGGCATTTCCGCTATCTCATCGGCGGCGAAGCGTTCGACTGGCTGCTGCTCGCGGAGCGACTGCTTCGAGAAGCCCCGGACGCGGTGCCCGATGACGAGGCTGAGCGCCTGCTGTTCGAAGGGCGGGCGCCCGGTGAGGAGCACGGCGCGCGCATCGCCGACGAGCGGCTGCGCGAGATGATCGGCGAGACGAAGCATCGCGCGCACCTCAACTACGTGTACGGCGTGATCGTCGAAGAGGCGCTGCAGTACGCCGTGGAGCTCGATCTCGTGAAGGAGCTCGTCAGCGTGGCGATCAAGGATCCGCGCGACCCCGAGCACGCGCGGGATCCGCTCTACGAGCGCATCTACGGCCGCGGCCGATCCGAACTGTTCGCCGAGTTCCGCGCGGAGCGAGGCCAGCGCGCCGGACGCACGATCTCGCTCTCGGAGTTGCGCGAGTTCATGTACTGGCTGTTCAAGTACCGCGTGAAGAACGCCGAACCCGCGCGCGTCGCATCGGACACGCGCAAGGCGCTCGCGCAGTTATCGTCGATCGAAGACGCCGTGAGGCGGGCGCGACTGCGCAAGGTCGCGGCGCGCGAACCGGAGGAGATCTTCGCATCGGTGGACTGA
- a CDS encoding SRPBCC domain-containing protein, translating to MKYYEAGTTINAPPGRVWSILIDGAKYPEWDAGVDRVEGTIAAGETIKVVSKANPGRAFPVKVTGFEPNESMTWSGGMPLGLFKGVRTFKLTPNGDGTTRFDAREEFTGPLLPLIWRSMPDLGPSFQQFADGLKARAESVV from the coding sequence GTGAAGTATTACGAAGCCGGCACGACGATCAACGCCCCACCAGGACGCGTCTGGTCAATCCTCATCGACGGGGCGAAGTACCCGGAGTGGGACGCGGGCGTCGACCGCGTCGAGGGCACGATCGCGGCCGGTGAGACGATCAAAGTTGTCTCTAAGGCCAATCCCGGGCGTGCGTTCCCGGTGAAGGTGACGGGGTTTGAGCCCAACGAGTCGATGACGTGGTCCGGTGGCATGCCGCTTGGGCTGTTCAAAGGCGTGCGCACCTTCAAGCTCACCCCGAATGGCGATGGCACGACGCGGTTCGATGCGCGGGAAGAGTTCACCGGCCCGTTGCTGCCGCTGATCTGGCGTTCCATGCCCGATCTGGGACCGTCGTTCCAGCAGTTCGCCGACGGCCTGAAAGCGCGCGCCGAAAGTGTCGTTTGA
- a CDS encoding phosphotransferase has product MIEPQISDDELVAGVRAVRRDGASVRIKKRKRLRPTAGLTGSYFERVQLEIAGAKQKAILKQGELPYGPPTREHAFFATLAHGVPMRVPALYGIGPVPQNGGDGWVLMEALPRGRRIIEWAAEETPRALRNLAALHAQYLGAAPAGLVRPFTRDLAYIFSFLEGGIEALRQKYAAYPHFPRAVGERSLELASQLAQRPDIFRRAFERSPETLLHGDYHRGNLLVRDGEPHVVFDWQFVCAGPPAYDLAVFWLYMGAVNKPGFLRFFDRIAVVPRDMTWQQVLEVYCDELSRLRPDADIAAITSCADHALAWEPFRQLTYMGRGLDNFAGYMNFIYRDHRKIGGWFARWVGIEEGFRLYGEVFADFEERAERLLASG; this is encoded by the coding sequence GTGATCGAGCCGCAGATCTCCGACGACGAACTGGTCGCGGGCGTGCGCGCGGTGCGCCGCGATGGCGCGAGCGTGCGCATCAAGAAGCGCAAACGCCTGCGTCCGACGGCGGGGCTCACGGGCTCGTATTTCGAGCGCGTCCAGCTCGAGATCGCCGGCGCGAAGCAGAAGGCGATCCTGAAGCAGGGCGAGTTGCCCTACGGCCCTCCGACGAGGGAGCATGCGTTCTTCGCCACGCTCGCGCACGGCGTCCCGATGCGCGTCCCGGCCCTTTATGGCATCGGCCCAGTACCGCAGAACGGCGGCGATGGCTGGGTGCTCATGGAGGCGCTGCCGCGCGGCCGGCGCATCATCGAGTGGGCGGCCGAGGAGACGCCGCGTGCGCTCCGCAATCTCGCGGCCCTGCACGCACAGTACCTGGGCGCCGCGCCTGCAGGGCTGGTGCGGCCGTTCACCCGCGACCTCGCCTACATCTTCTCCTTCCTTGAGGGCGGCATCGAAGCCCTCCGCCAAAAGTACGCCGCGTACCCGCACTTCCCGCGCGCCGTCGGCGAGCGTTCGCTCGAACTGGCGTCTCAGCTCGCACAGCGGCCCGATATCTTCCGCCGCGCCTTCGAGCGCTCGCCGGAGACGCTCCTGCACGGCGACTATCATCGTGGCAATCTCCTCGTGCGCGATGGCGAACCGCACGTCGTCTTCGACTGGCAGTTCGTGTGCGCCGGGCCGCCGGCCTACGACCTGGCGGTGTTCTGGCTGTACATGGGCGCGGTCAACAAGCCGGGCTTCCTGCGTTTCTTCGACCGCATCGCGGTCGTGCCGCGCGACATGACGTGGCAGCAGGTGCTCGAGGTCTACTGCGACGAGTTGTCACGCCTGCGGCCGGACGCCGACATCGCCGCGATCACGTCGTGCGCGGATCATGCGCTGGCGTGGGAGCCGTTCCGGCAACTGACCTACATGGGACGCGGGCTGGATAACTTCGCGGGCTACATGAACTTCATCTATCGCGACCATCGCAAGATCGGCGGCTGGTTCGCGCGCTGGGTCGGCATCGAAGAGGGTTTCCGGTTGTACGGCGAGGTCTTCGCCGACTTCGAGGAGCGCGCCGAACGCCTGCTGGCGTCGGGGTAG
- a CDS encoding DoxX family membrane protein, with protein sequence MSIMERAFTNRELRDPSWFAAIFNNTSMAPLWLLARAYLGYQWLLAGWHKVWGDERWIAVEGEDGQPLRGFWVRATEIPEQGQPRITYDWYRDFLNYMIDHEWYTWFAWIVAFGEVIVGIALIVGLFTGLAALAGATLNFNFLLAGSASTNPVLFIIAVLILMGWKVAGWIGIDRWLLPALGTPWDPGTVVRETARTVSQR encoded by the coding sequence ATGAGCATCATGGAGCGCGCATTCACCAATCGCGAGCTGCGTGATCCGTCGTGGTTCGCGGCGATCTTCAACAACACGTCCATGGCGCCGCTCTGGCTCCTCGCGCGCGCGTATCTCGGCTACCAGTGGCTGCTGGCGGGCTGGCACAAGGTCTGGGGTGACGAGCGCTGGATCGCCGTCGAAGGCGAAGATGGCCAGCCACTGCGAGGATTCTGGGTGCGCGCCACGGAGATCCCGGAGCAGGGACAACCACGCATCACCTACGACTGGTATCGCGACTTCCTGAATTACATGATCGACCACGAGTGGTACACGTGGTTCGCCTGGATCGTCGCCTTCGGTGAGGTGATCGTCGGCATCGCGCTGATCGTGGGGTTGTTCACGGGCCTCGCGGCGCTCGCCGGTGCGACATTGAACTTCAACTTCCTGCTCGCCGGAAGCGCCAGCACCAACCCGGTGTTGTTCATCATCGCCGTGCTGATCCTCATGGGCTGGAAAGTCGCCGGCTGGATCGGCATCGACCGCTGGTTGCTGCCGGCGCTCGGGACGCCGTGGGATCCCGGCACGGTGGTGCGGGAGACGGCGCGGACGGTGTCGCAGCGCTAA